In the genome of Variibacter gotjawalensis, one region contains:
- the gmd gene encoding GDP-mannose 4,6-dehydratase — MKTALVTGATGQDGFYLTEFLLAKGYAVHGVKRRSSSFNTSRVDRFLHDAVENGTPYYLHYGDLTDSTNLIRLIQSIQPDEIYNLAAQSHVAVSFETPEYTANADATGTLRILEALRILGLTEKTRFYQASTSELYGKVVEIPQSEKSPFYPRSPYGVAKLYGYWITVNYREAYGIHGSNGILFNHESPHRGETFVTRKITRAVSSIHHGLQDKLLLGNLNAMRDWGHARDYVEGMWLILQQEQGDDYVLATGEMHSVREFVELSFRHIGREIVWRGKDLEEQGVDAKTGDVLVAVDPRYFRPTEVEQLVGDPTKARTKLGWTHSTPFPELVREMVESDLVEVLEEHKRLFRDV, encoded by the coding sequence ATGAAAACGGCGCTTGTGACGGGTGCAACGGGCCAAGACGGCTTCTATCTGACCGAATTTCTGCTCGCGAAAGGCTATGCGGTTCACGGCGTGAAGCGCCGCTCGAGCTCGTTCAATACGTCGCGTGTCGATCGCTTTCTTCACGATGCGGTTGAGAACGGAACGCCCTACTATCTTCACTACGGCGACCTCACGGACAGCACAAACCTGATCCGGCTGATCCAGTCGATCCAACCGGACGAGATTTACAACCTCGCGGCGCAGTCGCACGTTGCCGTCAGCTTCGAAACACCCGAATACACCGCCAACGCGGACGCCACCGGAACGCTGCGCATCCTTGAGGCGCTGCGCATTCTTGGTCTGACCGAGAAGACGCGCTTCTATCAGGCCTCGACGTCCGAGCTTTATGGCAAGGTCGTCGAGATACCACAGAGCGAGAAATCGCCGTTTTATCCACGCTCGCCTTATGGCGTGGCGAAGCTTTACGGCTATTGGATTACGGTGAACTACCGCGAGGCCTACGGCATTCACGGCTCGAACGGCATCCTGTTCAACCACGAGAGCCCGCACCGCGGCGAAACCTTCGTGACGCGCAAGATTACACGCGCAGTGTCGAGCATTCACCATGGCCTGCAGGATAAACTCCTGCTCGGCAACCTCAACGCGATGCGCGACTGGGGCCACGCCCGCGATTATGTCGAGGGCATGTGGTTGATACTCCAGCAAGAGCAAGGCGACGACTACGTCCTCGCGACCGGCGAGATGCACAGCGTTCGCGAATTTGTCGAGCTGTCGTTCCGCCACATCGGCCGCGAGATCGTCTGGCGCGGTAAGGATCTCGAAGAACAAGGGGTCGACGCCAAGACGGGTGATGTCCTGGTGGCGGTCGACCCGCGCTACTTCCGTCCGACCGAGGTCGAGCAACTTGTAGGCGACCCGACCAAGGCCCGGACGAAACTCGGCTGGACGCACAGCACGCCCTTCCCGGAACTCGTCCGCGAGATGGTCGAAAGCGACCTCGTGGAAGTGCTGGAAGAACACAAGAGGTTGTTCCGCGATGTCTGA